TGCATTTTGATCAATTGTTAACGTTTTGTTGATGGTCCACCCTTGATGTTCTACACGTTACACTGTAGCTTCAGCCATTCCTACAGAACAATATTAAAGTGTACAAGCCCTTTACTGCATATTAGTTAAATGACTGCAGAGACggtacttactggtgttaatcagatctccaacctcctcttcctctttcaatGTGACAGTCATCTTCCCCTCTCACTCCAAAAACGGAattctcctctttcactccaaactgcttcctcctctttcaacgtgacagtcatctccccctcctccactccaaaaactgcatcctcctcttctttcacggtaacagcctcaccctctacttgtttttgttttgcaaCATCCTTCTCTTCCAcaagagcttctttctccgtacAGCAGACGTCTTCTTCTTTAAcaggaggagagtagcttagtgaccgCATTGTCGAGGATGTTAGCTAtttagcattagcgactagcctagtTCTAAGCTAATTTAGCAAATCACCTAGCTGACAAACAACGTAAATATATAATTGAATGGGGCAACAAGTACATACGACAAAAATGTGTTTAATACACAGCGACTAATATACACCAAAACCGTGTAAAGAGAGTCAGTGTTGTAGCTTTGTTTGCTAAAAAGCTACCGAGGTGTCTGACTAGCTGTTGTGTTGAAGGAGCGTCCCGTCTACTAGATTAAACGTCACACTGGCAGCGTCGCCGGTATTATATTAAGGCGTTCAAAAAGAAGCGTGTGTTGATTGATTCGTGTTTAATGAGTGAGAGTTGAAAACAAACTTTACACTCACGACACATTTGCATTGAACCATActtccacatctatcaagacaacagGAGCAcggggccagacactcttaaatagaacctggaccagctcaggtgaaacaccttcccactaacgagatggacaagtcagcacatgtgtaacacatactgactaacgaggtgacaccaatcagtgcgcCCTACATGCTAACGAGCTAGACGGGCTAACGAGCTATACATGCTAACGACCTATACGTCGTTAGGTTACTAATATATCCTATATTTCTGTTGGACAAGTTTGCTCACCCCCAACAGAAAACTTCCATTTCAcataatcaactacaatgcttctACAATATAAACAGTGTCCACTGGCTGTctacaattaaaaacaagaaaaagcaCGCATTTCTAAATAATATACAAtcgtattatttttttaaatccttttTCAATAtaatcctaaaactcactagcttctagaactcgcATCTTTCTGAAACTCACACGCTTCTAGAACTCCCGTCCCCATGGAACGAGCCCCCCCAAAAACTCGTCTCCAATACGGAAAAACTGTCTAAACGCAAAACTTGCTGAATGCTCACCCTTGACACAATCAGCAACCAACTCCTGTAATATCCGTAGTAACTTTCCACCTTACTTCCCTCTAtcttttcagggttcactcgataggcatgttgttggatcgggcccagtccccaatgtcatgcATTTGGGTTAGCACATCTGAGAATGAATCCTGATATTCTAAAAGCAGGGCAACATtgtcaatataattgtacccAAATATGGTCAGCTTATGATTACTAAATGTTACATAAATTGTAAATATGAAAATCAAAACCAAATGTTCACtcctttgttaatatgtattGGCAATACTTCACTTAATGGTGAGGCATAGAACaataaaacatgtatattttgtcaggctgaatgtttgaaatatgagtaggtgatttgagtcatgcttcttcagtagtggaataaagacTATTAGCATTTGAATGTTGTCaagaaatactggagtgatgtcagattgttaatAAAATTGATTATAGACCAATTTATTATACTGCTTTCATGTGTGTATGTACACAAACATCTGCAACAATtatcatattacatgtatttttttaaacaagcagcTTTTTCAACTTGTAGAAAACAActagctacattttgaagtgCTGCATTTTGATTAAAGTGGGTCACCAACGCAGTAAGTGTAAAACAGCTCTTTTTTTGTTAAATAATactctttcaattcagagcctggttttcccctgaggctaatatccatatcatgctgCAATCAATTGAACAGGGCAGACGATAAGGTagaacatcattaaaatactcctactacaatgttaaaacattctacattgtgacatcattaaaatactcctactacaatattaaaacattctacattgtgacgtcattaaaatactcctactacaatgttaaaacaatTTCATTGTGACATTATTTCATTGATATCAGGAAACAACTTCTTCATGTATGTAatttctgatgtttgatcagagatcttttatcagagtatctcttgtcacattgatcacagctatgaggtttctctcctgtgtgtgttctctggtgtgaagtcATCTGgccagatgtagtaaaactcctcccacattgaccacagctataaggtttctctcctgtgtgttttctctggtgtcGAATCAGATTGCTTGATCCAGTAAAACTcatcccacattgatcacagttataaggtttctctccagtgtgtgttctctggtgtgaagtcAGCTGGCTAGCTTGaacaaaactcctcccacattgatcacaactataaggtttctctcctgtgtgtgttctctggtgttgagtcagatgGCTAGCTTGaacaaaactcctcccacattgatcacagctataaggtttctctcctgtgtgtgttctctggtgtcgaATCAGATTGCTTGATCCAGTAAAACTCAtaccacattgatcacagctataaggtttctctcctgtgtgtgttctctggtgttgagtcagatgGCTAGCTTGaacaaaactcctcccacattgatcacagctggaAGGTttctctccactgtgtgttctctggtgtaatgTCAGACcgctagatgtagtaaaactcctcccacattgaccacagctataaggtttctctcctgtgtgtgttctctggtgtactgtcAGACCGCTAGATGTAGTacaactcctcccacattgatcacagctataaggcttctctcctgtgtgttttctctggtgtaATGTCAGACCGCTAGATGAcgtaaaactcctcccacattgaccacagctataacgtttctctcctgtgtgtgttctctggtgtactgtcagaccgctagatgtagtaaaactcctcccacattgaccacagctataacgtttctctcctgtgtgtgttctctggtgtaatgTCAGACCGCTAGATGAagtaaaactcctcccacattgaccacagctataaggcttgtctcctgtgtgtgttctctggtgtattttAAGTTGTGATGAAGATTTGCAAcctttcccacagtcagagcagcaatgagatttcttccctgtgggtctctgctggtgtttcttgaggtgtttTGACGTGGAGAGACTCTTCTTTGCCTCatcagcatcatgaggttgttgaggcccCCCAGAGGATTCAAGATAGTCAGGTCTCTCTGTGTGATCAAAAAGTCAGACAGGTGGTTTAAGGCCCACAAAAGCAAAAATAAACTGTAaaaaggtgatgccaacagcGTAGCTATTATGTTGTACAAACAATGatgtctgtaatgaatgttaattatttgacatttgtcttaagaCAGTCAAGTGAACAACAAtagtcatattttgtcttgttttcccattAGTAGTAATATCGACGATTGTATGCTAGAAATACGTTTTTAAAGTTGTTGAAAtcctaagcagtgtgccagacaacttttggtctccaatataggTATCTTTCTGtaggtctgttgttgttgttgttgttaggtgaagttatgggtcctacagtaggtctatggtaTTGGTATAACTAGCGGTTTCCGCATTAGCatggaggagtttctgcaaccaaATTGCATTTTAGCCAAAAGAGGCCAGAGAGCGATTCACCtatttggggatgtctgatagtatttacgcaccaccactaatgatttgtggagcttctcaaagtaatgttttcttcacctcaaacagcaagtaaacaaagtcttaCAAATACTTTGAGGAACTATTGATTAGAGTAAAATATTTCCAGCTCTCACTCTTGATAACCACTCGacatgaaagggaaaaatgttctgctctgatccagtggaaatgtcatacaatacctgattacttcttatccctttcacaaatagcctacagctgcgTCTGCCCCAAACTCACTGGTGCGGGAAACTGAgagcccagaatattttatacaatgttgctaTCACGTTTCGGACAGACCTAGGTGGTAGTTGATACACTGTTTAAAGTTCTATGTCGACAGGCCATGCGCAGCCAATGGGATTTATTTTTATCTGGATATTTTCtagatgtttttatttgttggctttatgtaggctatttttacatagttgacaATGGCAATAAACATTATTTAGATTTATATAATTTTAATTTCTATTTATATAGAATGTAGATTAATCacagacaatgattttgagattataaattaaattaaactgttccaGTGAAATGTGactgaaaatcataactggcaccagatcagtagaaatggctAGATAAATTTGCACTCCAAATTAAAATGGTTGCCGACTGCTTTTGTAGCCTATTACAGAAAACTTCAGGAGCATAACGTCAGAATTTATGAAGGCCATTAGCAGCGGTTAGgctatcttgatctctggctccctcaagtcatttgtgtgtctcaaataatttaataaaacacgtgattcctatgttgacgatgtaaagaatatttgctgctctgtggtgtgtaatgaggtgcaaccagacgctgcacacatttatgaaattgattATTCCAGTtacatgcacccattaagaaaatgacggTAAAAGCTGTTAAATCCCAGTGGAATGATtaggaattgaaaaatggtatggttgaaaaggatgaggcaaaaggaatggcaaataagtctggctgtacaaccgattggcaaatgtcctgcaaattgagaaatcatgtgacaaactgaataaaaagaaagagacacaatgaaacaaagataaaggacataaagaatgatagtaaaaaagcTTTTGAGAACCTTACATACAATGTTGGGAAAAAATTAACTGAATCAGAAAATTAACTgaattcatcacaaagcccactacTTTTATGATTTgcttcattggcaagattagcaaacgtaGGCATGTCataccagcaacaaacgctgacactacacttccaagtatatctgaccaaattatgaaagacaagcattgtaatttataattccgtaaagtcagtgtggaagaggtgaaaaaatgattgttgtctatcaacaatgacaagccaccggggtctcacaatctagatggaaaattgctgaggataatagcggagtatattgccactcctattttccGTATCTTTAATTTAAGCCTACAAGAGAGCatgtgtcctcaggcctggagggaagctaaagtcattcgaCATGCGCTATGCTCTGCatagttagctccaggtaaaatGTTGCACTTATTCAGCCattctgtgaccaaaaacaagctacatatggacagcaCCAAAATAAACGGACTCTGGAAATGACAACGCGCCTCGTAACCTTTCTGGAAATGTGACAAACGGACCCCTTCTGTGGTAACAGACTGGGACAATTTCTAATCAAATCTAATTCCCAGGAACGGGGTTCATATGAACCACAGAGACTGTGTGGGATAATAACATGGCCGTGTCCAACTCTGCTTGTTCCCTCGACTCAGCTACCAACCAGCAATCTCCAACAGGGCCCTTAACCTGTATCACTAGAAACGTCATAGTGAGCTACAGGTAGGAATCAGCAATGAATCCCAATAATGAGCCACCTATGGGAAGGGTATCCCTTTGTGGACAAATCTCAAAGTATTACTGCTACCCTGGGGAGATTGCTATACCCCTTGAACATCGGCTCCAACCCTTGCCACATacaactacaaagggaagcacagccgatagctgcccagtgacacaagcctacaagACGAGCTAAAGAACTTCTATGCTCGCGTCGAggtaagtaacactgaaacatgcatgagagcatcagctgtttcgGACAACtttgtgatcatgctctccgcagccgatgtgagtaagatctttaaacaggttaacattcacaaggccgcagggccagacggattaccaggacgtgtactccaagcatgcgctggccaactggcaagggtcttcactgacattttcatccccTGTCgaagtctgtaatatcaacatgtttcaagcagatcaccatagtgttcttgggcacagggactaaggcaacctgcctaaatgactaccgactcgTAGCACGCACtactgtagccatgaagtgctttgaaaggctggtcatgactcacatcaacaccattatcccagaatccctagacccactccaatttgcaaaccgccccaacagatccacagatgatgcattctctattgcactccacactgccctttccctcctggacaaaaggaacacctatgtgagaatgctgttcatcactacagctcagcgttcaacaccatagtgccctcaaagctcatcactaagcaccCTGGGACTAACCACTGAACACGCCCGCATTCTCATCAaaggggttgtagtggagcaggttgagagcttcaagttccttggtatccacatccttggtgtccacattataGGCTTAGTTAACTGGTGAAATCATGGAAACATAATGATGATTCCAATTCTAGATTTGGAATAGAATGTGCAGCTCTTTTAATATATATTGTTGTTTGACATGACTACCAATTAATAAACCAGGGAGGAATTACTGACAGACTAGGAGCATGGTGGAGACATCCAAGAGAGGAAAATCAGGAAGGGAAATGACAGCAAGTAGTGCAGACGAAAGGGTTAACAAGTTGGTGAAACAACAGATGTGCTGGAATTAAAACAATATAGATGGAATAAGAACAATATAGATGGAATGAGACAATATAGGTGCTACTTTGAGAACACAAACTCTCACATCTTTCACAGCAGAGCAAGGGAGTCCAGGGGATGACTGGAGGAAGCATTGTGGGATTCTCTTGGCGTGAGTACAGTTGGTGAGACTGAGTGGACGATGGTGAAGAACAGTGGAGTGAAAAGGGCTAAAGTTGGTAATGAACAGCAGTTTAGGGTCGGAGTGGGAATCATCAGCAAGGATGTTTTTGTGGGTGACCTGTTAACGGTCTCAAAGTTGGTGAAGGATGAATTGGGTAAAGTGGAATCGGTTCGAGTGACCAGGAGTGGTATGATACTGATTGTGTGTCAACAGCGCAAAAGGAGAAAGCtttgtgtggtttaggttaaACATTTCAGGTAGACGCACGTTGATTAAAATGAATGATAGACAGAAGGTTTTACTGTGGTTTGGTGAAGTGGTTCTCCCATCTTATGTAAAACCTGGGTAAGTGAGATATACAGAAGCCGCTGCAGTTTGGACATGTGGCAAGTGTTCGTCGAAGGAATAAATATGTCGTAGTCAGATGAAGTATGTTGTAATTGTGATGGGAATCCTGTTCCCGAGTTCCCAGAGTGCCCTGTACAGATGAAGGATGTCACAGTAGCTAGGATGATCAGGCCCATCTAGCAGGTGTCCTATGTGGAGGCAGTGAAAATAGCtgaaggagtagagaggagaaggtAGTTCATGTCCCACAGTCTGAAGTGAAGCCATGCAGGAGAAGGATCCCAACACACTAATAGTGAACAAGGTGGACTGTGTTGTGTTTATAGAGCAAGTGAAAAATTGCATGAATAAATTATTAGTAACCTTCGTCCAAAACTAGCAGTTTCCTAATTAGTTTGGAGGAGTTCTACAACAAAGTTGCGTTTGCATTGCCCTCACTGCCGCAGTGATAAATTGGATTAATAAACTAATAAAACATCTAAGAAGCTAGACATCATTGTGAAGGTGGCAGATAGATTTCTGGATCTCCAGTACAGACGAAATGTTACAGGGAGGACTGAATGAAGACATTCCACCCCTCTCAGCTTCCTGCACCTGTGTAGGGATCTGAATAGTACAATTTTTGTTTGAAATTCAGGGTAGTGGAGTGAATTTGGTTTGTGTTTATTTTAGGTAATTAGTATGACTTGTTAATCCCAATTTGTTTTGCGTTTTGGTTATTTTTTTACAACCCCGTACTGTAGGGGGCAGCAATACACCTGATGAGTGTAGTCTGACAATAAACCTCAGAGAAGACatggtaggaaccaaagtgttggtcagtgtttccagTTGACCTTAATTAGATGTTACATTACATGTTGTTTTCTTACTTCATGTAGCCTTTTAGCTAGCCTTCATCTTCATACTTCGCTTACTCCTCTCTGATAAGATACCACTGCACAAACATGCTTATCTAGGCCTACACCAGCACCGGgcagtattagctagctacgtttgctctgactcttaatacatttagcaagctagctagcgatTAGCAGCTAACATTATTTGAGCAACACCTTGCTAAGAAAATACAATCTTTCGCCTTTAATGTAATGGCATGAAAATAATTGCCAGAATAttatacaatgacttatcaacagctctAACAATTTGACCCCAACAGGAAATCTACACTGGCagttatagaaagacccatttactatataaccattgattcttgaaaaatataacttataaatgcctcaaatGTTTCAACCGTATTACCCCACCAGAAACCAAAACATAAGCTCGTATAACGCCACTGTTTGTAAACTAATACTATATGGCTGAGGAGTTGGGTCAATCCAAGAgttctgacctcacaatgacAGTAAAgaacccaagctaactggctaacgttggatAGCTTGCTAGACACAAATCAGAGAGAACCTCACTCTTACCATTTTACtttccctagcagagctggttaggctgttttcatgttatccaaatcgttggtgactaactgtgctgctggcaacaatttaatttgagCTTATTTgcagatgtttactgacaccggcc
This genomic stretch from Oncorhynchus clarkii lewisi isolate Uvic-CL-2024 chromosome 13, UVic_Ocla_1.0, whole genome shotgun sequence harbors:
- the LOC139423530 gene encoding zinc finger protein ZFP2-like; translated protein: MPHRSNLKLNPVPAEEEEVCWMEKEALVKEEEEEEEAVTIQKQVEGEAVTMKEEERDVSVKEEEDAFRVKEEGDDVSVKEEEGEVTVTSKNEEEEETGYLGPVSQTHLKASNERPDYLESSGGPQQPHDADEAKKSLSTSKHLKKHQQRPTGKKSHCCSDCGKGCKSSSQLKIHQRTHTGDKPYSCGQCGRSFTSSSGLTLHQRTHTGEKRYSCGQCGRSFTTSSGLTVHQRTHTGEKRYSCGQCGRSFTSSSGLTLHQRKHTGEKPYSCDQCGRSCTTSSGLTVHQRTHTGEKPYSCGQCGRSFTTSSGLTLHQRTHSGEKPSSCDQCGRSFVQASHLTQHQRTHTGEKPYSCDQCGMSFTGSSNLIRHQRTHTGEKPYSCDQCGRSFVQASHLTQHQRTHTGEKPYSCDQCGRSFVQASQLTSHQRTHTGEKPYNCDQCGMSFTGSSNLIRHQRKHTGEKPYSCGQCGRSFTTSGQMTSHQRTHTGEKPHSCDQCDKRYSDKRSLIKHQKLHT